From Terriglobales bacterium:
GCCAAGCAGTAGACGCGGTTTCCCCGCCCCCAACCTCTGATGGCGTCATCCTGAGTGGCCTTCAGGCCGCGAAGGATCTCGCCTGGGATGTCGGGGGCACGGCCGGCAGACCTTGCGATGCTACCCGCGAGATCCTTCGGCGCTGAAGCGCCTCAGGATGACGCCCTTGGGCGCCGGACGGGGTGCGGGCAGGATGCTCGCACGACAGCCGGCGGGACGCCGGCGCTACTTCCTCAGGAAGAGCTTCTCCCACTCCGCGCGCGGGGCGAGCGGGTGCGCCGCTACCTGCAGGTTCGCGGCCACGTGCTCAGGGCGGCTCATGCCGATGAGCGCGCTCACGATCCCGGGCGCCGAGCGCGCGAACTGGATGGCATTCCCGGCGTCGCTCGACATCCCCAGGCGCTGGCCGATGAACTCCGGCAGGTCGTGGGCGAGTTGACCCTGATGCAGCGTGGCGCTCCCCACTACCGCGATCCCCGAGCGCGCCGCCACCTCCAGCGCGGAGTGCGCCTCTTCCTCCAGGTGCTGGTTGGCGAAGGCGTAGGCCTCGGGCATCCCCAGGTTGAAGGGCAACTGGATGAAGCGGAAGTGGTGCTGGTCGCCGCCGGCCTCGCGGGCCACCTCCACCACCGCGGCCAGGGGCATGGAGCCGCGCTGCCCCGGTGGCACGCGGAAGGCGTTCCAGGTGGCGGTGCCGTACCAGCGGATCTTGCCCGCCGCTACCGCCTCTTCCAGCGCGGCGAAGGCCTCTTTCAGCCGCTGGACGAAGACCGTGGGCGCGACGTGGTCGAGCTGCGACTCGGGATTGTGCAGGTAGAAGACGTCCAGGGTCTCCAGGCCGAGGTTCTTGCGCGAGCGCTCGAGCTGGTCGGCCAGGTAGCGTGGCGCCATCGAGTGCATGCCCCCGGCGACTTCCTTGGGATCGA
This genomic window contains:
- a CDS encoding aldo/keto reductase, which encodes MKSGLLRPACYTTPPMITGYATPEGTARYRERFPALRDAGHFRHAEGVPGAGELWLSSLGLGTYLGEPTAAYDAGYTAAAHAALSGGINLLDTAINYRHQRSERNLGAALANLLSTSELQRDEVVVCTKAGYLCFDGDMPADPRAYFMKEYVEPGIVDPKEVAGGMHSMAPRYLADQLERSRKNLGLETLDVFYLHNPESQLDHVAPTVFVQRLKEAFAALEEAVAAGKIRWYGTATWNAFRVPPGQRGSMPLAAVVEVAREAGGDQHHFRFIQLPFNLGMPEAYAFANQHLEEEAHSALEVAARSGIAVVGSATLHQGQLAHDLPEFIGQRLGMSSDAGNAIQFARSAPGIVSALIGMSRPEHVAANLQVAAHPLAPRAEWEKLFLRK